One part of the Neodiprion virginianus isolate iyNeoVirg1 chromosome 3, iyNeoVirg1.1, whole genome shotgun sequence genome encodes these proteins:
- the LOC124301642 gene encoding fatty acid synthase, with protein MPARFESVNSPVVRESIVTNGSGYSLDEDIVITGFSGRLPESSNIEEFKQQLFDGIDLVTDDERRWPSGLHGLPTRTGKLKDLKSFDATFFGVHAKQAEVMDPQLRMLLELTHEAIVDAGINPTEVKGTKTGVFIGVSDSESDEFWTADPDLVNGYGLTGCCRAMFPNRISYTFDFSGPSFAVDTACSSSLYAFNQAVVAMRTGQCDAAIVGGVNLVLKPTSSLQFHRLNMLSPEGMCKAFDASGNGYVRSEAAVVLYLQKSTSAKRVYATVVNSKTNTDGNKYQGITFPSGAMQNALMREVYNEAGINPADVAYVEAHGTGTKVGDPQEVNSIADLFCKDRKSPLLIGSVKSNMGHSEPASGLCSIAKVLIGMEAGVLPGNLHYKSPNLDIPALSDGRLKVVDRATPWNGGLVAINSFGFGGANAHIVLRSNPKPKLSPVLDVKLPKIVAVSGRTKEAVDSFLDKVKENEQDDEFIALVQDLHATNIPGHVYRGFQVLGNENIREVDEFVNDKRPIWYVFSGMGSQWPGMGRELFRIETFARTMQRCADALKPEGVDLMDLIQNGTEETFENVMNAFVAIAAIQVALVDVLTSIGIHPDGIVGHSVGELGCAYADGTFTAEQTVLAAYWRGKSILEAALPEGAMAAVGLSWEEAKNRCPKEISPACHNSADSVTVSGPVEAVKKFVAELKKEEIFAKLVNSSGCAFHSKYISAAGTKLRTSLEKIIPSPKQRSPRWISSSIPEVAWGTPVAQFSSPAYHVNNLLSPVLFQEALAHAPDNAITIEIAPHCLLQAILRRSLKPTVTNIGLHKRDHSNNIAFLFNNIGKAFNAGAQPKLAKFYPPVNYPVGRGTPMINSLIRWDHTTEWSVADFSGKGARTGESVIEVDLSKEGDAYLAGHTIDGRILFPATGYLTLVWKTFAKIRGEDFEKLPVILEDVQFHRATIMPKEGSVKFLINIFDGTGEFEICEAGSVAVSGKITAAENVEKQQLNLPTPVAKIDSELLELNTSDVYKDLRLRGYDYNGIFQGIKSSDNNGVSGKLLWDDNWVSYIDTMLQFSILGKDTRDLYLPTRLQRAIINPSHHKELASKLSEKEGLPVYSYSNLDVIKSGGIELRGMKASLAPRKQQTQAAPKHERYTFVPYENTQSVVEDPDKAKQYAMTVLLQVVRENLGGLKIKAVEVAGERAAEALLVPLVLDILQSEPMLTVDLQVASTSPDSYNSVLEQWATKCVARDVSTSPAGQDLHLILAADLLTNKNSTILNNSAAALKPGGFVVLEETGKLDTAILKNSGLVFVAKQLTVGKSYVLLKKLDEQKKPLVIKITQQNFSWVDSVKAALVKSESEGQKILLVGQGEPTLGLVGLMTCIRQEAGGNNTRYVFLQDKKAPEFSLKTAIYADQLSKDLVSNVLKGGQWGSYRHLRLDQQNDSSSLQVEHAYINTLVRGDLSSLKWIEGPLSYYQPEKYPKNEFCNVYYAPLNFRDIMLATGKLTADSLPGDLAGQDCILGLEFAGRDSKGKRVMGMIAARGLATTVLADPGFMWEVPDKWTLEEAATIPVVYATSYYALIVRGRMRPGESVLIHAGTGGVGQASISIALHAGCKVFTTVGSQEKRDFLKKTFPQLTDKNIGNSRDTSFEQLVLAETNGRGVDLVLNSLAEEKLQASVRCLAKHGRFLEIGKYDLSKNTALGMAFFLKNTSFHGILLDALFDTDSFEKKEVVRLVNEGIKNGAVRPLPSTVFSEQQIEQGFRYMASGKHIGKVLLKIRDEESKKVVQPSLKTVAAIPRTYMNPDKSYLLVGGLGGFGLELANWMITRGAKNIVLTSRSGIRTGYQALCIRRWREIGVNITVSTTDATSPDGAEKLVKEAQKLAPVGGIFNLAAVLRDAMIENLTDADFKTVAAPKIDATKHLDLASRKFCPALDYFVVFSSVSCGWGNAGQTNYGLANSAMERIVEERQASGLPGLAIQWGAIGDVGLILETIGGNDTEVGGTLPQRMSSCLSTMDVFLQQPHPVLASMVLADKGKAGDASNQVGLLEAVGNILGIKDVKTVNPNNTLADLGMDSLMGTEIKQTLERSYDLVLSAQEIRGLTFGKLIEFSSGSSDSAEAASPVPDRVTAAEDAPDKLLYQFSGNEIMPKESLVQLASKSKTGTPIFVLHAIEGAVTSLKLLASELNRPVWGLQCTSDAPLKSMADLADFYIKQMKTVQAKGPYTIVGYSFGACVAFEMALQLESAGEQAILTLLDGSPAYITSHSQSIAKQVNSNQPTNIENGLEPALAFFAMQFKPDVNFVKASAELENHPTLEKKLDKFVEIVGSTQFTGEDLKSAAISFFRKLKAANFYQPASKYNGPITLVKAKDNFVTLEQDYGLSEICSQNVRITELAGNHRSILTGESVKKIAEILRP; from the exons ATGCCTGCCAGATTTGAAAGCGTTAATAGTCCAGTCGTGCGGGAATCGATAGTGACTAACGGGAGTGGATACAGCCTTGATGAGGATATAGTTATCACTGGTTTTTCAG GTCGCTTACCTGAGTCATCGAACATCGAAGAATTCAAACAGCAATTATTCGATGGAATCGATTTAGTCACTGACGATGAACGTAGATGGCCTTCCGGCCTTCACGGGCTTCCAACACGAACTGGCAAGCTTAAGGATTTGAAATCTTTCGACGCCACATTTTTCGGCGTACACGCCAAACAAGCGGAAGTCATGGATCCTCAACTAAGGATGCTGCTTGAATTGACTCACGAAGCGATCGTTGACGCTGGTATAAACCCGACAGAAGTTAAGGGAACCAAGACTGGTGTTTTCATCGGTGTTTCAGACTCCGAATCGGATGAATTTTGGACTGCTGATCCCGATCTAGTTAACG GATACGGATTGACGGGATGCTGCCGTGCTATGTTCCCAAACAGAATCTCCTACACATTTGACTTTAGCGGTCCGAGTTTTGCAGTCGACACAGCGTGTTCCTCTTCTCTTTACGCTTTCAATCAGGCTGTGGTAGCTATGCGTACTGGACAATGCGATGCAGCCATTGTTGGCGGTGTAAACTTAGTTTTAAAACCGACAAGCTCTCTCCAGTTTCACAGACTGAACATGTTATCGCCCGAGGGTATGTGCAAAGCTTTCGACGCATCGGGCAACGGCTATGTAAGATCAGAGGCGGCGGTTGTTCTCTATCTTCAAAAATCTACGAGCGCCAAACGAGTTTACGCCACCGTTGTAAACTCAAAGACCAATACGGACGGCAACAAATATCAAGGTATCACTTTTCCAAGCGGGGCTATGCAGAACGCGCTTATGCGAGAAGTGTACAACGAGGCTGGCATAAACCCTGCGGATGTGGCTTACGTCGAGGCGCACGGAACCGGAACGAAAGTCGGTGATCCCCAAGAAGTTAACTCCATCGCCGATCTATTCTGCAAGGATCGAAAGTCCCCGCTGTTGATTGGATCTGTTAAATCCAACATGGGTCATTCCGAGCCAGCTAGTGGTCTGTGCTCGATCGCCAAGGTTCTGATTGGCATGGAGGCAGGCGTTCTGCCTGGCAATTTGCATTACAAGAGCCCCAATTTGGACATACCTGCGTTGAGCGACGGAAGATTGAAAGTCGTCGATAGAGCCACTCCTTGGAACGGAGGTCTCGTTGCTATCAATTCGTTTGGATTTGGGGGAGCCAATGCTCACATCGTTCTGCGCAGTAATCCGAAGCCGAAACTTTCGCCAGTGCTGGATGTCAAGCTACCAAAAATTGTTGCCGTCTCTGGAAGGACGAAAGAGGCTGTAGACTCGTTCTTGGACAAGGTTAAGGAGAACGAACAGGATGACGAATTCATTGCACTGGTGCAAGATTTACATGCCACCAATATTCCGGGACATGTATATCGCGGATTCCAAGTTCTTGGAAACGAAAATATCCGCGAAGTTGACGAGTTCGTTAACGACAAACGACCGATTTGGTATGTCTTCTCAGGAATGGGCTCCCAGTGGCCTGGAATGGGCCGGGAATTATTCAGGATCGAAACTTTTGCTAGGACAATGCAACGTTGCGCCGACGCGCTCAAGCCTGAAGGTGTAGATCTGATGGATTTGATTCAAAATGGTACTGAGGAAACGTTTGAAAACGTTATGAACGCCTTTGTGGCCATTGCTGCGATCCAAGTTGCCCTTGTAGACGTTTTGACTTCTATCGGTATTCATCCAGACGGAATTGTCGGTCATTCCGTTGGAGAGCTGGGCTGTGCCTATGCCGATGGTACTTTTACAGCTGAACAAACGGTGCTGGCAGCTTATTGGCGAGGAAAGTCCATTCTGGAGGCTGCATTGCCTGAAGGCGCTATGGCGGCGGTTGGGTTGAGCTGGGAAGAGGCTAAAAACCGTTGCCCCAAGGAGATCTCACCCGCTTGTCACAACAGCGCGGATTCAGTGACGGTTTCCGGACCGGTAGAAGCAGTTAAGAAATTTGTAGCCGAActaaaaaaggaagaaatcTTTGCAAAGCTAGTAAACAGCTCAGGCTGCGCCTTCCACAGCAAATACATATCGGCTGCTGGTACCAAGCTGCGAACTTCGctggaaaaaatcattccaaGTCCTAAGCAGAGGAGTCCAAGGTGGATCTCTAGTTCCATTCCTGAAGTGGCTTGGGGAACACCTGTTGCTCAATTCAGCTCCCCTGCCTATCACGTCAACAATCTATTATCTCCGGTTCTATTCCAAGAAGCTCTTGCCCATGCCCCCGACAATGCGATCACCATTGAAATCGCACCCCACTGCTTACTGCAAGCCATTCTGCGCAGATCCTTGAAACCGACGGTGACCAACATCGGTCTTCACAAACGAGATCACTCAAATAATATTGCATTCCTTTTCAACAACATTGGTAAAGCGTTCAATGCGGGCGCGCAGCCTAAACTTGCCAAGTTTTATCCGCCTGTCAATTATCCGGTCGGGCGTGGTACACCGATGATCAATTCACTGATTCGGTGGGATCACACGACTGAGTGGAGCGTAGCCGATTTCTCAGGGAAAGGGGCACGTACCGGAGAAAGTGTGATAGAAGTTGATTTGTCCAAGGAGGGTGACGCCTATTTGGCAGGACACACAATTGACGGTAGAATCTTGTTCCCTGCTACCGGCTACCTGACCCTGGTGTGGAAAACTTTTGCTAAGATAAGGGGTGAAGATTTCGAAAAGTTACCTGTCATTTTGGAAGATGTCCAGTTTCACAGAGCGACGATAATGCCAAAAGAAGGATCCGTCAAGTtcttaattaatattttcgacGGTACCGGTGAATTCGAGATTTGCGAGGCCGGCTCAGTCGCGGTTTCCGGGAAAATAACCGCCGCCGAGAACGTGGAAAAACAGCAACTTAATTTGCCAACCCCAGTGGCTAAAATTGATTCCGAACTGTTGGAACTGAACACCAGTGACGTGTACAAAGATCTGAGACTGCGTGGATACGATTATAACGGTATTTTCCAAGGAATAAAATCGTCCGACAATAACGGAGTATCCGGTAAACTTTTGTGGGACGATAATTGGGTATCTTACATTGATACTATGCTGCAATTCAGTATTCTGGGTAAAGATACGCGCGATTTGTACCTGCCGACTCGACTCCAGCGAGCCATCATCAATCCGTCCCACCACAAAGAATTGGCATCAAAACTTTCAGAGAAGGAAGGATTGCCAGTCTACTCGTATTCCAACCTCGACGTTATCAAGTCTGGAGGAATTGAACTCCGTGGTATGAAGGCCTCTCTCGCACCAAGAAAACAACAGACTCAGGCAGCACCGAAGCATGAACGCTACACCTTTGTACCCTACGAAAATACCCAGTCTGTTGTTGAGGATCCAGACAAAGCTAAACAGTACGCTATGACGGTTCTTTTACAAGTTGTGCGTGAAAATCTCGGTGGACTTAAAATCAAGGCTGTCGAAGTCGCCGGCGAACGTGCTGCCGAGGCACTTCTGGTTCCACTGGTCTTGGACATCTTGCAATCTGAGCCAATGCTGACT GTCGACTTGCAAGTCGCTTCGACCTCTCCGGACAGTTATAACTCAGTCCTGGAGCAATGGGCAACGAAATGCGTAGCTCGTGACGTTTCGACTAGCCCAGCGGGTCAAGATTTGCACCTCATTTTAGCGGCAGACTTACTTACCAACAAGAATTCAACCATTCTAAATAACTCTGCCGCTGCACTCAAGCCCGGCGGTTTTGTCGTTTTGGAAGAGACCGGTAAACTTGATACTGCTATACTGAAGAACAGCGGTCTTGTATTTGTTGCAAAGCAACTGACGGTTGGAAAGAGCTACGTTCTTCTGAAGAAACTGGACGAACAAAAGAAGCCACTTGTCATTAAAATTACGCAACAAAACTTCTCCTGGGTTGACAGTGTCAAGGCAGCCCTTGTCAAATCTGAAAGTGAAGGTCAAAAAATTCTGCTTGTTGGTCAAGGCGAACCAACGCTTG GTCTAGTTGGTCTGATGACTTGCATCCGCCAAGAGGCTGGAGGAAACAACACCCGGTACGTGTTTCTACAGGATAAGAAGGCACCTGAATTCTCACTGAAGACTGCTATTTACGCTGATCAATTATCCAAGGACCTTGTTTCCAATGTCCTGAAGGGAGGGCAGTGGGGAAGCTACCGCCACTTGCGACTTGATCAACAAAACGACAGTTCGTCGCTCCAGGTTGAGCATGCCTACATCAACACGCTTGTTAGAGGTGATTTGAGCAGCTTGAAATGGATCGAAGGACCGCTGAGCTACTATCAGCCAGAAAAATACCCCAAGAATGAATTCTGCAATGTCTACTACGCTCCTCTGAACTTCAG AGACATAATGCTGGCGACCGGAAAACTGACGGCAGATTCTCTCCCCGGTGATCTGGCTGGGCAAGACTGCATTCTTGGTCTTGAATTCGCGGGTCGTGATTCAAAGGGAAAACGGGTCATGGGAATGATCGCTGCTCGTGGATTGGCAACGACTGTATTAGCTGATCCAGGATTCATGTGGGAAGTACCTGACAAATGGACCCTGGAAGAGGCTGCGACCATCCCGGTTGTGTACGCGACCAGCTATTACGCCCTGATTGTTCGAGGCCGCATGCGTCCTGGTGAAAGCGTGCTGATTCACGCCGGTACCGGAGGCGTGGGACAAGCCAGCATTTCAATTGCTTTGCACGCCGGTTGTAAGGTATTCACAACTGTAGGCTCGCAAGAGAAACGCGATTTTCTGAAAAAGACGTTCCCACAATTGACGGATAAGAATATCGGCAACTCGCGAGATACTAGCTTCGAACAGTTGGTACTCGCCGAGACGAATGGACGCGGTGTTGATTTGGTGCTGAATTCGCTTGCTGAAGAAAAGCTGCAGGCAAGCGTTAGGTGTTTGGCTAAACATGGAAGGTTCCTTGAGATTGGGAAATACGATTTATCCAAAAACACCGCTCTCGGTATGGCGTTCTTCCTCAAGAATACCAGTTTTCATGGTATTCTTTTGGACGCGTTGTTCGACACCGATTCTTTCGAGAAAAAGGAGGTCGTTCGACTCGTTAATGAGGGAATCAAAAACGGCGCCGTTAGACCGCTACCGTCGACCGTATTTTCCGAACAGCAAATTGAACAGGGATTCAGGTACATGGCCTCAGGAAAACATATCGGTAAAGTTCTTCTCAAAATACGTGATGAGGAGAGCAAGAAGGTCGTACAACCGAGTCTGAAGACAGTCGCCGCCATTCCACGAACCTATATGAATCCAGACAAGTCTTATCTTCTTGTGGGTGGTTTAGGAGGATTTGGTTTAGAATTGGCCAACTGGATGATAACCCGTGGAGCAAAGAACATCGTGCTTACTTCTCGCTCTGGGATCAGAACCGGCTATCAAGCTCTCTGCATTCGCCGTTGGCGGGAAATCGGTGTGAATATTACCGTTTCAACTACGGACGCAACTTCGCCGGACGGAGCTGAAAAACTCGTGAAAGAAGCGCAAAAGCTCGCACCTGTCGGTGGGATATTCAATTTGGCAGCCGTACTGCGCGATGCTATGATCGAGAACTTGACTGACGCtgatttcaaaactgttgCCGCACCCAAAATCGACGCTACCAAGCACCTCGATCTTGCCTCCAGAAAGTTCTGCCCAGCTCTTGACTACTTCGTAGTATTTTCTTCGGTTTCCTGCGGATGGGGTAATGCCGGACAGACTAATTACGGTTTGGCAAACTCTGCCATGGAGAGAATCGTCGAAGAAAGACAAGCCAGCGGATTGCCAGGACTTGCCATCCAGTGGGGAGCTATTGGAGACGTGGGCTTGATCTTAg AAACTATAGGTGGTAATGACACCGAAGTTGGAGGCACACTGCCTCAACGCATGTCCAGCTGTTTGTCAACTATGGACGTGTTCCTTCAACAGCCACACCCAGTTTTGGCCTCCATGGTGCTAGCTGACAAGGGTAAAGCTGGAGACGCTTCGAACCAAGTTGGACTGTTGGAGGCGGTCGGTAATATTCTTGGAATAAAGGACGTGAAAACTGTGAATCCTAACAATACGCTGGCGGATTTGGGAATGGATTCTCTGATGGGTACAGAAATCAAGCAGACATtggagagaagttacgatcTTGTATTATCAGCGCAGGAAATCCGAGGTTTGACCTTCGGAAagttaattgaattttctagCGGGTCGAGCGATAGCGCCGAAGCCGCTAGTCCGGTACCTGATCGGGTAACGGCGGCAGAAGACGCTCCAGACAAGCTGTTGTATCAATTCTCTGGAAACGAGATCATGCCCAAAGAGTCTCTCGTTCAACTCGCGTCGAAGTCGAAGACAGGCACACCGATATTTGTCTTGCACGCTATCGAAGGCGCTGTTACGTCGCTGAAACTTTTGGCAAGCGAACTCAATCGTCCAGTTTGGGGTCTACAGTGCACCTCTGATGCACCGCTCAAATCTATGGCCGATTTGGCCGATTTCTACATCAAGCAAATGAAGACCGTGCAGGCCAAAGGCCCGTATACCATTGTTGGCTACTCGTTTGGTGCCTGCGTCGCGTTTGAAATGGCATTGCAGTTGGAATCGGCAGGTGAACAGGCGATATTGACACTTTTGGATGGTTCACCGGCCTACATCACGTCTCACAGTCAATCGATTGCCAAACAAGTTAACTCGAATCAGCCTACAAACATTGAGAACGGTCTGGAACCAGCTCTGGCTTTCTTTGCCATGCAGTTCAAACCCGACGTCAATTTCGTCaag GCTTCAGCTGAACTTGAAAATCATCCGACACTGGAAAAGAAATTGGACAAATTTGTAGAGATAGTTGGAAGTACACAGTTCACCGGCGAAGATCTCAAATCTGCTGCCATCTCATTCTTCAGGAAACTTAAAGCTGCGAACTTTTACCAACCTGCTAGCAAATACAACGGACCCATCACATTGGTCAAAGCCAAAGACAATTTTGTCACACTAGAACAAGACTACGGTCTGTCGGAG ATCTGTAGTCAGAACGTCAGAATTACGGAATTAGCTGGCAATCACAGAAGTATTTTGACCGGCGAGAGCGTTAAAAAAATAGCTGAAATTTTACGACCATAG
- the LOC124301643 gene encoding 2-oxoglutarate and iron-dependent oxygenase domain-containing protein 3-like, translated as MTQEVRKVKRKDAKKAKAENESKVVETTKKVDQQIDSNVKPKYGPIVTFPYQRVWSRCILILGVLFVVWYNSKNGKEISLAQQKDVLLSRNQVVECSDDYKTDLDTFPNCTPQKCSRVVTDKLVSTTEVDVLLRIAKSGFSFGGSAGGASILDLHSGALSKGSGMINIYTLNAAREIFNSVDLAIYKAVRTKIQHTVAHNFGIDANNIYLTHPTFFSRMTNEPAKTIHDEYWHPHVDKETYKSFYYTSLVYLNDFGKDFEGGRFVFIDKNNVNMTVEPRKGRVSLFTSGSENLHQVEKVTSGTRYALTVSFTCNPDYSISDPAFQPAKKKT; from the exons ATGACACAAGAAGTAAGAAAGGTGAAAAGGAAAGATGCAAAGAAGGCTAAAGCAGAAAACGAATCTAAAGTCGTTGAAACTACTAAAAAAGTTGATCAGCAAATCGATTCAAATGTCAAACC GAAGTACGGGCCGATAGTGACGTTTCCGTACCAGCGAGTTTGGTCACGCTGTATTCTGATACTTGGCGTGTTATTCGTTGTGTGGTACAACAGTAAAAATGGCAAAGAGATATCATTGGCCCAACAGAAGGATGTCCTTTTGAGTAGGAACCAAGTCGTGGAATGTTCCGACGATTACAAAACCGATTTGGATACATTTCCAAACTGCACACCTCAGAAGTGCAGTCGCGTAGTCACAGACAAACTGGTATCGACTACGGAAGTAGATGTTTTGCTGAGGATTGCAAAGAGCGGTTTCAGCTTTGGAGGCTCGGCCGGAGGAGCTAGTATACTCGATTTGCACTCCGGAGCGCTCAGCAAGGGTTCCGGAATGATTAACATTTACACATTGAATGCGGCGCGTGAGATTTTCAACAGCGTTGATCTTGCCATTTACAA AGCTGTGAGGACGAAAATACAGCATACGGTAGCCCACAATTTTGGAATCGATGCAAACAATATTTACTTAACACATCCAACATTCTTTTCTCGAATGACTAACGAGCCTGCTAAAACCATTCACGACGAGTATTGGCATCCGCATGTAGACAAG GAAACCTACAAGTCATTTTACTACACATCGTTGGtatatttgaatgattttgGAAAAGATTTTGAGGGTGGTAGATTCGTTTTCATTGACAAGAacaatgtaaacatgactGTTGAACCTCGAAAAG GTCGCGTATCACTGTTCACATCAGGAAGTGAAAATTTACACCAGGTCGAGAAGGTAACGTCAGGAACACGGTACGCCTTGACTGTATCTTTTACTTGCAACCCAGATTATTCAATTTCGGATCCTGCATTCCAGCCTgctaaaaagaaaacatag
- the LOC124300967 gene encoding luciferin sulfotransferase-like: MVLTYSTVDGEIGKKLDVMFGVKNSFVRVEPGSCLLPPQYALYGPKIRDMEIREDDVWLVSYPRTGSHWVQEMAWCIGNDFDYEQAQTLLVLRNPLLESSALLVTGEYVDWFSQMGNSVENVEKTPSPRYVKSHLPWDLLPLQIKTKKPKIIYVTRNPKDTCVSFYHYCKLMHDIRGSFEEFAELFLQDTTPMGSFWNHVLKFWERRDDNNILFLTYEEMKKDQAGAIRKTAKFLNKTVTASQVSGLCEHLKFSKMAANPAINLEHMIGHRDNVDAKFIRKGRVGDWRNYMNDELAQKFDEWIEINTKGTGLKFEFKLPGPEE, from the exons ATGGTTTTGACGTATTCCACCGTCGATGGCGAGATCGGTAAAAAACTGGATGTAATGTTCGGTGTGAAGAACAGTTTTGTTCGAGTTGAACCGGGATCCTGTTTATTGCCGCCGCAGTACGCTCTTTACGGTCCAAAAATACGGGACATGGAGATTCGGGAAGACGATGTGTGGCTCGTCTCGTATCCTCGTACAG GCAGTCATTGGGTGCAGGAAATGGCTTGGTGCATCGGAAACGACTTCGACTATGAACAGGCGCAGACATTGTTAGTTTTGCGCAATCCACTTCTTGA AAGTTCGGCGCTGCTCGTCACCGGCGAGTACGTCGATTGGTTCTCACAGATGGGCAATAGCGTTGAGAACGTTGAGAAAACGCCCAGTCCAAGATACGTCAAATCACATTTACCCTGGGATTTATTGCCGTTACAAATAAAGACTAAAAAACCgaag ataatttaCGTCACTAGAAATCCAAAGGATACGTGTGTATCCTTCTATCATTACTGCAAACTTATGCACGATATACGAGGATCGTTTGAAGAATTTGCCGAACTCTTTCTGCAAGACACGA cGCCAATGGGTTCGTTTTGGAATCACGTGCTAAAATTTTGGGAACGCAgagatgataataatattctctTTTTAACGtacgaagaaatgaaaaag GACCAAGCTGGGGCGATAAGGAAGACGgcgaaatttttaaacaaaactGTAACTGCAAGTCAAGTATCGGGACTATGCGAGCatttaaaattctcaaaaatggCAGCGAACCCAGCAATCAACTTGGAACACATGATTGGACACAGGGATAACGTCGATGCAAAATTCATTAGGAAAGGAAGAGTCGGGGATTGGCGAAATTACATGAACGACGAATTAGCGCAGAAGTTCGACGAGTGGATAGAAATTAACACGAAAGGAACCGGACTCAAGTTTGAATTCAAACTGCCTGGACCCgaagaataa